A genomic window from Halogeometricum borinquense DSM 11551 includes:
- the truD gene encoding tRNA pseudouridine(13) synthase TruD, producing the protein MRNAHSLERRVGIEHYVSDAEGTGGRLRDAPEDFRVREVEAMDAVDVDEDPGDYPSLLLRVTLREWDTNDFARRLSDALGISRERVSWAGTKDKYAVTTQLFSVRDASPDEIPAINNADIEVLGRIGRDLGFGDLAGNDFDVRVRDADASANAATVTAQLQAFLTDEDAVDGAATEGETAAVAVPNYFGHQRFGSRRPVTHEVGLHVVRGEWCEAVLSYVGNPASAEPDGTQAARRFVDEQAASDDPDWHAALETMPNRLRYERSMLHRLAEDGDESAEDWRHALEAVPRNLQRLFVNAAQSYVFNRILSERLDRGLPLTRPIEGDVVCFADRDVPDRLYRADPDRTQVATGRRVEVMSRHCERGRAFVTAPLVGTETELAEGEAGEIERAVLNELDLEPADFDLPGEFDSTGTRRAVLLRTDVETTVDSDADTYELTFSLPSGSYATALLREYLKTTPQDL; encoded by the coding sequence ATGCGCAACGCACACTCACTCGAACGGCGCGTCGGTATCGAACACTACGTGAGCGACGCGGAGGGAACGGGCGGCCGCCTCCGCGACGCTCCGGAGGACTTCCGTGTGCGCGAGGTGGAAGCGATGGACGCCGTGGATGTAGACGAGGACCCCGGCGATTACCCATCGCTTCTGCTTCGCGTGACGCTCCGTGAGTGGGACACGAACGACTTCGCCCGCCGCCTATCGGACGCGCTCGGAATCAGCCGCGAGCGCGTCTCGTGGGCCGGAACGAAGGACAAGTACGCCGTCACGACGCAGTTGTTCTCGGTACGTGACGCCTCACCCGACGAGATCCCAGCGATCAACAACGCCGATATCGAGGTTCTGGGCCGCATCGGCCGCGATTTGGGCTTCGGTGACTTGGCGGGCAACGACTTCGATGTGCGCGTCCGCGACGCCGACGCCTCCGCGAACGCCGCGACGGTTACAGCGCAGTTGCAGGCGTTTCTGACCGACGAGGACGCCGTTGACGGCGCGGCAACCGAGGGTGAGACGGCCGCCGTCGCCGTTCCGAACTACTTCGGCCACCAGCGATTCGGGAGTCGTCGCCCAGTCACGCACGAAGTCGGCCTGCACGTCGTCCGCGGCGAGTGGTGCGAGGCCGTTCTCTCGTACGTCGGAAATCCCGCATCCGCCGAACCAGACGGGACGCAAGCGGCCCGGAGATTCGTAGACGAACAGGCCGCATCGGACGATCCGGACTGGCACGCCGCACTCGAAACAATGCCGAACCGACTGCGCTACGAACGGTCGATGCTCCACCGACTCGCAGAAGACGGCGACGAGAGTGCGGAAGACTGGCGGCATGCCCTCGAAGCCGTCCCGCGAAACCTCCAGCGACTGTTCGTCAACGCGGCCCAGTCGTACGTGTTCAACCGCATTCTCTCCGAACGCCTCGACCGCGGATTACCCCTTACTCGCCCGATAGAGGGCGACGTGGTCTGTTTCGCTGATCGAGACGTACCCGACCGGCTGTACCGCGCTGATCCTGACCGAACACAGGTAGCGACCGGCCGCCGCGTCGAGGTGATGAGCCGACACTGTGAGCGCGGTCGGGCATTCGTCACCGCACCGCTCGTCGGAACCGAAACCGAGTTGGCCGAAGGCGAGGCTGGCGAGATAGAACGCGCTGTGCTGAACGAACTGGACCTCGAACCCGCCGATTTCGACCTGCCGGGCGAGTTCGATTCCACGGGGACGCGCCGGGCGGTACTCCTTCGAACTGACGTGGAAACGACGGTCGATTCCGACGCCGACACGTACGAACTCACCTTTTCGCTCCCGTCGGGATCGTACGCGACGGCGCTCCTCCGCGAGTACCTGAAGACGACGCCACAGGATCTCTGA
- a CDS encoding DUF2103 domain-containing protein, with protein sequence MDCGRCGTPLEKPGDYCLTCSTANCDTVVAEFERDRAELTMLDGEDVIGKTTVTTIPESEGEAMVVELRNFAGLIADEIRRKRPDEVFAAGDRDVLRETRAQLHHEFYRVASENPVQRVLERRGERSLEVVERPPREKMGGTHSTLIGDREGRRAIGVVADHPHVKKIIPGPIDAGGMGSQKSLRAKVTRADANGNVRLLLRDGSSVQENRIVTTAMDTETGEFVRDDLNEALREAELQD encoded by the coding sequence ATGGACTGCGGGCGGTGCGGCACGCCGTTAGAGAAACCGGGAGACTACTGTCTAACGTGCAGTACCGCCAACTGCGACACTGTCGTGGCCGAGTTCGAGCGTGACAGAGCGGAGCTAACGATGCTGGACGGCGAGGACGTGATCGGGAAGACGACGGTGACGACGATACCCGAATCGGAGGGCGAGGCGATGGTGGTCGAACTCCGAAACTTTGCCGGCCTCATTGCCGACGAGATTCGTCGGAAGCGCCCCGATGAGGTGTTCGCCGCGGGTGACAGAGACGTACTCAGAGAGACGCGCGCCCAGTTGCACCACGAGTTCTATCGCGTCGCCAGCGAGAATCCCGTCCAACGCGTCCTCGAACGGCGGGGCGAACGCTCCCTCGAAGTTGTGGAGAGGCCGCCGCGGGAGAAGATGGGTGGGACGCACTCGACGCTTATCGGGGACAGAGAAGGGCGGCGCGCCATCGGCGTCGTCGCCGATCACCCGCACGTAAAGAAAATTATTCCCGGTCCTATCGACGCCGGAGGCATGGGTTCACAGAAGAGTCTCCGCGCCAAGGTGACGCGCGCGGACGCTAACGGCAACGTCCGTCTCCTCTTACGCGATGGGTCGAGTGTCCAAGAGAATCGCATCGTCACGACCGCGATGGACACAGAGACAGGCGAGTTCGTCCGCGACGACCTGAACGAGGCGTTGCGCGAGGCCGAGTTACAGGACTGA
- a CDS encoding eL43 family ribosomal protein — translation MAEKKARKTGSAGRFGARYGRVARRRVKEIEADMRDAKVDGDSVTRIGTGIWMNEETGEKFTGGTYRPETPGGKQVQRSIRAALSSDGDEESA, via the coding sequence ATGGCCGAAAAGAAGGCACGGAAAACTGGGAGTGCCGGGCGCTTCGGTGCGCGCTACGGGCGCGTCGCCCGACGACGCGTGAAAGAGATCGAAGCCGACATGCGCGATGCGAAAGTTGACGGCGATTCCGTCACCCGCATCGGCACCGGCATCTGGATGAACGAGGAGACGGGCGAGAAGTTCACGGGCGGTACGTACCGCCCCGAGACGCCCGGCGGCAAGCAGGTTCAGCGTTCCATCCGCGCGGCACTCTCCAGCGACGGCGACGAGGAGAGCGCGTAA
- a CDS encoding DNA-directed RNA polymerase subunit P: MSYKCSRCKRDVELDEYGGVRCPYCGHRVLLKERAPTVKEVPVE, encoded by the coding sequence ATGAGCTATAAGTGTTCTCGGTGCAAGCGCGACGTCGAACTCGACGAGTACGGCGGCGTGCGGTGTCCCTACTGCGGCCACCGCGTGCTCCTGAAGGAGCGCGCACCGACCGTCAAGGAAGTCCCGGTCGAATAA
- a CDS encoding KEOPS complex subunit Pcc1, producing MDSRHDITLTFSYADERRARTVAESIRIEEGEIADDRSAVTVERDDQTVRVRVAAADLVALRAGVNTWTRFVAVAERIADRAA from the coding sequence ATGGATAGCCGTCACGACATTACACTCACGTTCTCCTATGCCGACGAGCGGCGGGCACGGACCGTCGCCGAAAGCATCCGCATCGAGGAAGGAGAGATTGCGGACGACCGGTCTGCAGTGACTGTCGAACGCGACGACCAAACCGTTCGAGTACGGGTAGCGGCGGCTGATCTCGTTGCCCTCCGCGCGGGTGTAAATACATGGACTCGCTTCGTCGCCGTCGCAGAGCGAATCGCGGACCGTGCGGCGTGA
- a CDS encoding prefoldin subunit beta — translation MQGNLPPEAQEKLEELQDLQETAQKVAAQKQQAESTLTESETALDALEDIDEDTVMYREVGELLVETDYETAHEDLTDKVDSLEVRVEQLKKQEERVQEQFESLQSELQQMLQGGAGGGPMGPGGAGGA, via the coding sequence ATGCAGGGTAATTTGCCGCCAGAAGCACAGGAGAAACTCGAAGAACTGCAGGACCTTCAGGAGACGGCCCAGAAGGTGGCCGCACAGAAGCAGCAGGCTGAGTCCACGCTCACCGAGTCCGAAACGGCACTCGACGCCCTCGAAGATATCGACGAGGACACCGTCATGTACCGCGAAGTCGGCGAACTCCTCGTCGAGACGGACTACGAGACGGCACACGAAGACCTGACCGACAAGGTTGACAGTCTCGAAGTGCGCGTCGAACAGCTCAAAAAGCAGGAAGAGCGCGTCCAAGAGCAGTTCGAGAGTCTCCAGAGCGAACTCCAGCAGATGCTGCAGGGTGGCGCAGGCGGCGGCCCGATGGGCCCCGGCGGCGCAGGCGGCGCATAA
- a CDS encoding DUF3194 domain-containing protein: MPTDETVVETAAEAAEGVIFARYKQSDVKDFDVTVTFEDGILDVDVYINAPDDADADADDVADEAARTAQDAVDELFAESDADSDANAA, from the coding sequence ATGCCGACAGACGAGACGGTCGTCGAGACGGCCGCTGAAGCGGCCGAAGGCGTGATCTTCGCCCGCTACAAGCAGTCTGACGTGAAGGACTTCGACGTGACCGTCACGTTCGAAGACGGAATCCTCGACGTGGACGTTTACATCAACGCGCCCGACGACGCGGATGCCGACGCCGACGACGTGGCCGACGAGGCAGCACGCACCGCACAGGATGCGGTTGACGAACTGTTCGCCGAATCGGACGCGGATTCCGACGCAAACGCGGCGTAA
- a CDS encoding HVO_0649 family zinc finger protein, whose translation MTTRGGIGETPLDRLRKHYERTRKRCTACGYVDTDGRWTAATTGSEITYEHVCPSCGYADRIVIQT comes from the coding sequence ATGACAACTAGAGGCGGCATCGGGGAGACGCCGCTGGACCGTCTCCGCAAGCACTACGAGCGAACGCGTAAGCGCTGTACGGCCTGCGGCTACGTCGATACCGACGGTCGGTGGACTGCCGCGACGACAGGCAGCGAGATAACGTACGAACACGTCTGTCCGAGTTGCGGCTACGCCGACCGAATCGTCATCCAGACCTGA
- a CDS encoding DUF2070 family protein encodes MTATQSDLAGLSRFIFRAPSWYTSLTFAILIAAMAGVGAFDSGESMQTWRGLFFIGKDAWEGIFFIGVPTVVAAVGTSGVDRYVGGTLTPNRSSLLALVCEIIIVTIVTIAATISVFTGLGQRFVFDALVVALASVFAFRLLVVMAVSRSSLLVAAIPASLQTLAAAVLLFIYSGTLTFLSDGGPILNAYLRPYLVRADRAPAELSAISPDHFALLGVTCVIYALGVYAFIVVVDRPWRRSLGVSVLDFIRGFIGHLAEGSRELEEFFEQLGEEAIVPVTVLSFRSSAGEKARFILPMIHPGPMGEIGGGNFPERVASRSDGLAFPPHATAGHDFNLVTEREVDTILEAADAAHEQIEYGSEATQSIQVQSGEAKMLGQGFGDDAVLVSTYAPNFADDVEYAVGLSAATEARTAGIENVLLVDAHNSNNGLDGPDLGHITPGSKRSFDMITAAGLGGEALTSASRGDLSMGVAWDETEWVPREGIGPLGIRVAVTEVAGQTTAYVLIDGNNMEPGLRDDIVSDLTGGENPLADVAEAMTTDTHIVNTVEADNQVGAAIDQGEIRELIVELTREALSDVEPVEAGMAVERAEVTVFGNDRTETLASHANAVVAMGGAFAVSVTLAAMAVSILIFLFT; translated from the coding sequence ATGACTGCCACCCAAAGCGATCTAGCGGGTCTCTCGCGGTTTATTTTCCGCGCACCCAGTTGGTACACCAGTCTTACTTTCGCTATCCTTATTGCGGCGATGGCTGGTGTCGGCGCGTTCGATTCCGGCGAGTCGATGCAGACGTGGCGCGGGTTGTTCTTCATCGGCAAGGACGCGTGGGAAGGAATCTTCTTTATCGGCGTCCCCACCGTCGTCGCGGCGGTCGGGACCTCCGGCGTAGACCGCTACGTGGGCGGGACACTCACGCCGAACCGGTCGTCGCTTCTCGCACTCGTCTGCGAGATTATCATCGTCACCATCGTCACCATCGCAGCCACGATTTCGGTGTTCACCGGTCTCGGTCAGCGATTCGTCTTCGACGCACTCGTCGTCGCTCTCGCGTCAGTGTTCGCCTTCCGTCTCCTCGTCGTCATGGCCGTCTCGCGCTCCTCGTTGCTCGTGGCGGCGATACCGGCGAGTCTCCAGACACTTGCCGCGGCAGTGCTGTTGTTTATCTACAGCGGAACGCTCACATTTCTCTCCGACGGCGGTCCAATTCTCAACGCCTACCTGCGACCGTACCTCGTGCGGGCCGACCGCGCTCCCGCGGAACTGTCGGCTATCTCGCCGGACCATTTCGCCCTGCTCGGAGTGACCTGCGTCATCTACGCGCTCGGAGTCTACGCGTTCATCGTCGTCGTAGACCGACCGTGGCGTCGCAGTCTCGGTGTTTCGGTCCTCGATTTCATCCGTGGATTCATCGGTCATCTCGCTGAGGGGTCTCGGGAGTTAGAGGAGTTCTTCGAACAACTCGGTGAGGAGGCCATCGTCCCAGTCACGGTGCTTTCGTTCCGGTCCAGTGCCGGCGAGAAGGCACGGTTCATCCTGCCGATGATACATCCCGGCCCGATGGGTGAAATCGGTGGCGGGAACTTCCCCGAACGCGTCGCCAGTCGTTCGGACGGGTTGGCTTTCCCTCCGCACGCCACTGCCGGGCACGACTTCAATCTCGTCACCGAACGCGAAGTCGATACGATTCTCGAAGCCGCAGACGCCGCACACGAGCAAATCGAGTACGGTTCGGAAGCGACGCAGAGTATTCAGGTTCAGTCCGGTGAGGCGAAAATGCTCGGGCAGGGATTCGGCGACGACGCCGTTCTCGTCTCCACGTACGCACCAAACTTCGCAGACGACGTAGAGTACGCCGTAGGACTCTCTGCGGCGACGGAGGCGCGAACGGCCGGGATCGAAAACGTGCTTCTCGTGGACGCGCATAACAGTAACAACGGTCTCGACGGCCCTGATCTCGGACATATCACGCCCGGGTCCAAGCGGTCGTTCGACATGATAACTGCCGCTGGACTCGGCGGTGAAGCTCTTACCTCCGCAAGCCGCGGCGACCTCTCGATGGGCGTTGCGTGGGACGAAACGGAGTGGGTCCCGCGGGAAGGAATCGGTCCCCTCGGCATCCGCGTCGCCGTCACCGAAGTCGCGGGACAGACGACGGCGTACGTTCTCATCGACGGGAACAACATGGAACCGGGGCTACGCGACGACATCGTTTCGGATCTCACGGGTGGGGAGAACCCGCTGGCAGACGTCGCCGAGGCGATGACGACGGACACGCACATCGTCAACACTGTCGAGGCGGATAACCAGGTCGGCGCAGCGATTGACCAAGGAGAAATCCGCGAACTGATCGTCGAACTCACCCGCGAGGCGCTGTCCGATGTCGAACCCGTCGAGGCGGGGATGGCCGTCGAACGCGCCGAGGTGACGGTGTTCGGCAACGACCGAACCGAGACACTCGCCAGTCACGCAAACGCCGTTGTCGCCATGGGCGGTGCGTTCGCCGTCTCCGTGACGCTGGCCGCGATGGCCGTGAGCATCCTCATCTTCCTGTTCACCTGA
- a CDS encoding GMP synthase subunit A, which translates to MTRIVVIDNHGQFTHLEHRALRDLGIDTELVDNDTPPEEIDADGIVLSGGPDMDRIGNCPDYLELDVPVLGICLGMQIIASELGGRVGSGEYGGYADVTVGVLDESDPLIGSLAPETRVWASHADEVKEVPAGFTHTGSSDVCSIEAMSDPDRDLYGVQWHPEVAHTENGEEVFENFLDICNA; encoded by the coding sequence ATGACTCGCATCGTCGTCATCGATAACCACGGCCAGTTCACTCATCTCGAACACCGAGCGCTCCGTGATCTCGGTATCGACACCGAACTCGTGGACAACGACACCCCGCCCGAAGAGATCGACGCCGACGGCATCGTTCTCTCGGGTGGTCCTGATATGGATCGCATCGGCAACTGCCCCGACTATCTCGAACTCGACGTGCCGGTTCTCGGCATCTGTCTCGGAATGCAGATTATCGCCTCCGAACTCGGCGGTCGCGTCGGAAGCGGTGAGTACGGTGGGTATGCCGACGTGACTGTCGGCGTTCTCGACGAATCCGACCCGCTCATCGGTTCGCTCGCCCCTGAGACACGTGTCTGGGCGAGTCACGCAGACGAGGTGAAAGAGGTCCCCGCTGGCTTCACACACACCGGCAGTTCCGATGTCTGTTCAATCGAGGCAATGAGTGATCCCGACCGCGACCTGTACGGCGTCCAGTGGCACCCCGAGGTGGCACACACGGAGAACGGCGAGGAAGTCTTCGAGAACTTCCTCGACATCTGCAACGCCTGA
- a CDS encoding lysylphosphatidylglycerol synthase transmembrane domain-containing protein has translation MTTMRVISYSPVMGWQSKSVRNATTERDEGQSADGSGLKSLHPLQPDVASPRTRTRLRPAVRAVVGIALAIVVLVIFISLTGGREVVVAVARADLRLVAVGCIAGVAAISSWGESLRQALSTAKPVGGLHYRLAYRSGDFARQVLPMGHLSGSAIASYAVSRPFGLQYEEALAAVTVADLLNLLSAVTISTLGLLFLLLDSDIGDVRTFVAGLLGALTVASAIFVLVTRRRDLLERAVVTVIAVGHRLAARLGISTAERLLRPDSVEQRIESYFRTLDTVAENRKRVALAGVFAALGWVAFGTALAVAATALDVEIPLAAALFVAPASGLVGWSPLPGGSGGVEVAVTAGLVATAGVPVSTAAAVALLYRVCGYWVVVAVDAAATGLLAALYPS, from the coding sequence ATGACGACGATGCGAGTCATCAGTTACAGCCCTGTAATGGGCTGGCAGTCAAAAAGCGTCCGGAACGCGACGACGGAACGAGACGAGGGCCAATCCGCCGACGGCAGCGGACTGAAGTCACTCCACCCCCTGCAACCGGATGTGGCCTCCCCACGCACTCGGACTCGCCTCCGGCCGGCCGTTCGCGCGGTGGTCGGCATCGCCCTCGCCATCGTCGTTCTCGTCATCTTTATCTCGCTGACCGGCGGCCGCGAGGTGGTCGTCGCCGTCGCCCGTGCAGACCTTCGATTAGTCGCCGTTGGGTGCATCGCGGGCGTTGCCGCCATCTCCTCGTGGGGAGAATCGCTCCGACAGGCATTATCAACCGCGAAGCCGGTCGGCGGCCTCCACTACCGTCTCGCGTACCGCTCGGGCGATTTCGCCAGACAGGTCCTCCCGATGGGGCACCTGAGCGGGTCAGCGATAGCGAGCTACGCCGTCTCCCGACCGTTCGGATTGCAGTACGAAGAAGCGTTGGCCGCCGTCACCGTCGCCGACCTGTTGAACCTGCTCTCAGCGGTGACGATTTCGACGCTCGGCCTGCTTTTTTTGCTCCTCGATTCGGATATCGGCGACGTACGGACGTTCGTTGCCGGTCTTCTCGGTGCCCTCACAGTTGCAAGCGCCATATTCGTCCTCGTGACACGCCGCCGCGACCTGCTCGAACGGGCGGTCGTCACCGTCATCGCCGTCGGCCATCGGCTCGCGGCGCGGCTTGGTATCTCAACCGCCGAACGACTCCTCCGTCCGGATTCGGTCGAACAGCGAATCGAGAGCTACTTTCGGACGCTGGACACGGTCGCCGAGAACCGAAAGCGCGTCGCACTTGCAGGCGTCTTTGCCGCTCTCGGGTGGGTGGCGTTCGGCACCGCACTCGCTGTCGCCGCCACCGCCCTTGACGTTGAGATTCCGCTGGCGGCCGCTCTGTTTGTTGCGCCCGCATCCGGTCTCGTCGGATGGTCGCCGCTTCCGGGCGGCTCTGGCGGCGTCGAAGTCGCCGTGACCGCGGGACTCGTCGCTACCGCAGGTGTTCCGGTCAGTACCGCGGCCGCCGTCGCACTCCTCTATCGGGTCTGTGGGTACTGGGTCGTGGTGGCCGTCGATGCCGCGGCGACCGGACTCCTCGCGGCGTTGTATCCGTCGTAG
- a CDS encoding DUF7097 family protein, with translation MEKTPTGTPVGVDDPYDYAGVCDHLTGDGRCRFALDRAGDDPEFAAARRGDDYACVAADEDCEFRDCPHYRSTTDGHECVRCGLEEVRMAHETGARPLLEEHHLSYGGSGGKRAADTAERRSSSHRTQSDDDEPSHEITVALCRWCHTKVHKSFARIDDDASPDPEAFAAREERRSREQEEFGFSSAAERFGNDG, from the coding sequence ATGGAGAAGACGCCCACGGGAACCCCGGTCGGCGTGGACGACCCGTACGACTACGCGGGCGTCTGTGACCATCTCACGGGTGACGGTCGGTGTCGGTTCGCCCTCGACCGCGCAGGCGATGATCCCGAGTTCGCTGCTGCCCGCCGCGGCGACGACTACGCCTGTGTCGCGGCCGACGAGGACTGCGAATTCCGCGACTGTCCTCACTACCGCTCGACGACTGACGGCCACGAATGCGTCCGCTGCGGTCTCGAAGAGGTCCGGATGGCCCACGAGACGGGCGCACGGCCGCTCCTCGAAGAACACCACCTGTCGTACGGTGGAAGCGGAGGCAAACGCGCCGCCGACACCGCCGAGCGACGTTCGTCCAGTCACCGAACGCAGTCCGATGACGACGAACCGAGCCACGAGATAACGGTCGCGCTCTGTCGGTGGTGCCACACGAAGGTCCACAAGTCGTTCGCACGCATCGACGACGACGCCTCGCCTGATCCCGAAGCGTTCGCCGCGCGCGAGGAACGCCGTTCCCGCGAACAGGAGGAGTTCGGTTTCAGTTCGGCTGCCGAACGGTTCGGTAACGACGGCTGA
- a CDS encoding DUF192 domain-containing protein encodes MYVEHRQDGTGRTIASDVEVADTFLTKARGLMFRRRIPDDYALVFEFDEVDKRNLHMVFVPFDIDALWLAGEEVTKKKRLSGWTGIGFGLADRIIELPAGAADGIERGDTVRLVE; translated from the coding sequence GTGTACGTCGAACACCGTCAAGACGGGACCGGTCGAACCATCGCCAGCGACGTGGAAGTCGCAGATACGTTTCTCACGAAAGCCCGTGGACTGATGTTTCGCCGTCGCATTCCCGACGACTACGCGCTCGTCTTCGAGTTCGACGAGGTAGACAAGCGGAACCTCCACATGGTGTTCGTCCCGTTCGACATCGACGCCCTCTGGTTGGCCGGCGAGGAAGTGACGAAGAAGAAGCGACTCTCCGGATGGACCGGAATCGGCTTCGGTCTCGCCGACCGAATCATCGAACTTCCGGCCGGTGCGGCCGACGGCATCGAGCGCGGTGATACGGTCAGGCTAGTCGAGTGA
- a CDS encoding (R)-citramalate synthase codes for MVDLFGGNPTTPNASVLDSDDTVQLLDTTLRDGEQAPGISLSPEEKADIARALDRANVQYIEAGSACTGQGERETIRRVTDLGLDATITSFARGVQRDVDLALDCDVDGVTIVVPASDKHVEGKVGTTREEVVETTGDLVAYAKDHGLWVEVIGEDGSRADLEFLVDIAEAALDAGADRSCYADTVGHASPETTYEYVSALAELGPVSTHTHDDLGLAMTNVYASLAAGADVVHGTVNGIGERAGNVALEEVAIALSHCYDVETAKLDELYALAQKVAHATGVPLPPNKAVVGENAFTHESGIHTDGTLKDDAMYEPYPPETVGRERRLVLGKHAGRAGVAAALDEHDVDVTDDELAAVVERVKAVGDRGKRVTDADLLAIAEDVQGRERDRRVELLDLTAASGGGTPTASVRLRVNDEERVASGTGSGPVDAAVKAVRSALGPDADAQLDSYHVDAITGGTDAVVTVEVEMSHGDRSVTVATSDSDITRASVEAMVEALDRLLVAVDGTPDDTAESPPRADD; via the coding sequence GTGGTCGATTTATTCGGGGGTAACCCCACAACACCCAACGCATCCGTTCTGGATTCTGACGACACCGTACAGCTGTTAGATACGACGCTCCGCGATGGCGAGCAAGCACCGGGTATCTCGCTTTCGCCCGAAGAGAAAGCCGACATCGCGCGCGCACTCGACCGGGCGAACGTCCAGTACATCGAAGCGGGAAGCGCCTGCACTGGGCAGGGCGAACGTGAGACGATCCGCCGCGTCACCGACCTCGGACTCGACGCGACGATTACCAGTTTCGCCCGCGGCGTCCAACGCGATGTTGACCTCGCGCTCGATTGCGATGTCGACGGCGTCACGATCGTCGTTCCCGCCAGCGACAAGCACGTCGAAGGCAAGGTCGGGACGACACGCGAGGAAGTGGTCGAGACGACAGGCGACCTCGTCGCCTACGCGAAAGACCACGGCCTCTGGGTCGAAGTCATCGGTGAAGACGGGTCCCGCGCGGACCTTGAGTTCCTCGTAGACATCGCGGAGGCCGCACTCGACGCCGGAGCCGACCGGTCGTGCTACGCGGACACGGTCGGCCACGCGAGCCCCGAGACGACGTACGAGTACGTCTCGGCACTGGCCGAACTCGGCCCCGTCTCGACGCATACACACGACGACCTCGGACTGGCGATGACGAACGTCTACGCGAGTCTGGCCGCCGGGGCTGACGTGGTCCACGGGACGGTCAACGGAATTGGAGAACGCGCCGGGAACGTCGCGCTCGAAGAAGTGGCAATAGCACTCTCGCACTGCTACGACGTCGAGACAGCGAAACTCGATGAACTCTACGCGCTGGCGCAGAAGGTCGCCCACGCGACGGGCGTCCCCCTCCCGCCGAACAAAGCCGTCGTGGGTGAAAACGCGTTCACACACGAGAGCGGCATCCACACCGACGGGACGCTGAAGGACGACGCGATGTACGAACCCTACCCGCCAGAGACGGTCGGTCGGGAGCGCCGTCTGGTTCTCGGAAAGCACGCCGGGCGTGCGGGCGTCGCGGCCGCACTCGACGAACACGACGTTGACGTAACTGACGACGAACTCGCGGCCGTCGTCGAACGCGTGAAGGCCGTCGGCGACCGGGGCAAGCGCGTTACGGACGCCGACCTTCTCGCCATCGCAGAAGACGTACAGGGCAGAGAACGCGACCGGCGCGTCGAACTCCTCGATCTCACGGCCGCGTCAGGTGGCGGAACACCTACCGCGTCGGTTCGTCTCCGTGTGAATGATGAGGAACGCGTCGCCTCCGGTACGGGAAGCGGGCCGGTTGATGCGGCGGTCAAAGCGGTCCGCTCGGCACTCGGACCGGATGCAGACGCGCAACTGGACTCCTACCACGTGGACGCCATCACCGGTGGGACGGATGCTGTCGTCACCGTCGAGGTGGAGATGTCCCACGGAGACCGGTCGGTCACGGTGGCGACTAGTGACTCGGACATCACCCGCGCCAGCGTGGAGGCGATGGTCGAGGCCCTCGACCGACTCCTCGTCGCCGTGGACGGAACCCCGGACGACACGGCTGAATCGCCGCCGCGCGCGGACGACTGA